A DNA window from Patagioenas fasciata isolate bPatFas1 chromosome 1, bPatFas1.hap1, whole genome shotgun sequence contains the following coding sequences:
- the NTF3 gene encoding neurotrophin-3 isoform X2, producing MVTPTTILQVNKVMSIFFYVIFLAYLRGIQSTNMDQRSLPEDSINSLIIKLIQADILKNKLSKQMVDIKENYQNTVQKEDTQQDMDGDENVKSDFQPVISMDTDLLRQQRRYNSPRVLLSDNTPLEPPPLYLMEDYIGNSVVVNRTSRRKRYAEHRSHRGEYSVCDSESLWVTDKSSAIDIRGHQVTVLGEIKTGNSPVKQYFYETRCKEAKPVKNGCRGIDDKHWNSQCKTSQTYVRALTSENNKLVGWRWIRIDTSCVCALSRKIGRT from the coding sequence ATCTTACAGGTGAACAAGGTGATGTCCATCTTCTTTTATGTGATATTTCTCGCTTACCTTCGTGGCATCCAGTCTACCAACATGGATCAAAGGAGTTTGCCAGAAGATTCAATAAATTCTCTTATTATTAAACTCATTCAGGcagacattttgaaaaacaagCTTTCTAAGCAGATGGTTGATATTAAGGAAAACTATCAAAACACGGTGCAGAAAGAAGACACTCAGCAAGACATGGATGGAGATGAAAATGTGAAATCAGACTTCCAGCCAGTTATCTCAATGGATACAGACCTTTTAAGGCAGCAGAGACGCTACAATTCTCCCCGAGTCCTCTTGAGTGACAACACACCGCTGGAACCACCGCCACTGTACCTCATGGAGGATTATATTGGAAATTCGGTGGTGGTGAACAGAACCTCACGCCGGAAAAGGTACGCGGAGCACAGGAGTCACCGAGGGGAATATTCAGTTTGTGACAGTGAAAGTTTATGGGTCACAGACAAATCATCTGCGATTGACATTAGAGGACACCAGGTAACTGTGCTGGGAGAAATTAAAACAGGTAACTCTCCAGTTAAGCAATACTTTTACGAAACAAGGTGTAAAGAAGCCAAGCCTGTAAAAAATGGCTGCCGTGGCATTGATGACAAGCACTGGAACTCCCAATGCAAGACATCCCAAACTTACGTTAGAGCACTGACTTCAGAAAACAATAAACTGGTAGGATGGAGATGGATAAGAATAGACACCTCCTGCGTGTGCGCATTGTCAAGGAAAATAGGAAGAACATAA
- the NTF3 gene encoding neurotrophin-3 isoform X1 has product MAGKLFLRCNFQCLILQVNKVMSIFFYVIFLAYLRGIQSTNMDQRSLPEDSINSLIIKLIQADILKNKLSKQMVDIKENYQNTVQKEDTQQDMDGDENVKSDFQPVISMDTDLLRQQRRYNSPRVLLSDNTPLEPPPLYLMEDYIGNSVVVNRTSRRKRYAEHRSHRGEYSVCDSESLWVTDKSSAIDIRGHQVTVLGEIKTGNSPVKQYFYETRCKEAKPVKNGCRGIDDKHWNSQCKTSQTYVRALTSENNKLVGWRWIRIDTSCVCALSRKIGRT; this is encoded by the coding sequence ATCTTACAGGTGAACAAGGTGATGTCCATCTTCTTTTATGTGATATTTCTCGCTTACCTTCGTGGCATCCAGTCTACCAACATGGATCAAAGGAGTTTGCCAGAAGATTCAATAAATTCTCTTATTATTAAACTCATTCAGGcagacattttgaaaaacaagCTTTCTAAGCAGATGGTTGATATTAAGGAAAACTATCAAAACACGGTGCAGAAAGAAGACACTCAGCAAGACATGGATGGAGATGAAAATGTGAAATCAGACTTCCAGCCAGTTATCTCAATGGATACAGACCTTTTAAGGCAGCAGAGACGCTACAATTCTCCCCGAGTCCTCTTGAGTGACAACACACCGCTGGAACCACCGCCACTGTACCTCATGGAGGATTATATTGGAAATTCGGTGGTGGTGAACAGAACCTCACGCCGGAAAAGGTACGCGGAGCACAGGAGTCACCGAGGGGAATATTCAGTTTGTGACAGTGAAAGTTTATGGGTCACAGACAAATCATCTGCGATTGACATTAGAGGACACCAGGTAACTGTGCTGGGAGAAATTAAAACAGGTAACTCTCCAGTTAAGCAATACTTTTACGAAACAAGGTGTAAAGAAGCCAAGCCTGTAAAAAATGGCTGCCGTGGCATTGATGACAAGCACTGGAACTCCCAATGCAAGACATCCCAAACTTACGTTAGAGCACTGACTTCAGAAAACAATAAACTGGTAGGATGGAGATGGATAAGAATAGACACCTCCTGCGTGTGCGCATTGTCAAGGAAAATAGGAAGAACATAA